DNA sequence from the Methanolobus sp. ZRKC5 genome:
TGAATCACTATTAAGCCATCCTGTCGTTCTTCCAAGCTCAGGGAGGACAGTGTTTATAGAAACAAGCGGAGACCTCGTATTCAGAGTCAATGACAGGGAATCTGCACGTCTTGAAGTCAACGCCCTTCCCGATGCACGCCTGCTGGTTGACGAAGATGAGAGAATACTTCTACTGACAGGCCCAACTGAAGATTACAAACATGGGGTGCTGGGAGACAGCATAGAGGCTTCAAGTATCACATTGGTCGAAACTGCAGGAACACCTGCAATTGCTAAAGTTATCGATATTCCTGAAGGAGATGTCATTGAAGGAATAGTCCCCTTATGGGCTGACCTTGATGGAAACGGAATACGCGAGATAATTGTCACTTTAAGCAATGCAAATGAAGGTGCAAGAGTCGTGGTTTTTGATGAAGATGGAACAACTGTGGCATCCGGACCAAGTACCGGAACCGGATATAGATGGAGACATCAGATAGCTGTTGCACCATTTGGACCAGAAGAAGAAACAGAGATCGTGGATGTGCTCACACCGCACATTGGAGGAATTGTAGAATTCTACCAGTGGGAAGGAAACGAACTACAGGTTTCTTCGAGTCTTTCAGGATACAGTTCTCATTTAGCCGGATCGAGGAATCTGGACATGGCACTTGCAGGGAACTTTGACAATGATAGCAATTTTGAATTAATGCTTCCAACTCAGAATTACAGGGAACTTGCAATACTGGAGCATAATGAAAATGGTGTTCATGTTAATGGATATCTTCCACTTGAAAGTAGATTGACCACTAATATTGCAGCTGTAACCCTGAAGAATGAAAGTGTTGCTATTGGAGTGGGAATTGACACCGGAATATTAAGAGTGTGGTATTGACAAACACAAAAATCCTGCAGGAATTATCAATGATCTCCACGATGCTGTGAAACAGATTAAAAGCAAGAAAACGTCTCTGAGTTTAGTAATAAAAGAGCCTGAAATATGCCCTTTTTGCACATATATTAGGTAGATCTTATTGCAAAACCTATTAATCTGTTGAACCTTATAATAATCCAACAGATGACAATACAGGAAACAAGCGAAAGCAAAGAGCCTTACATACTTCCAGATGCAATAACCCTGAAAGTTCATGAAGTCATGGATGAAAATGTTGACAAACTGGTTTCTCTTTTCAAGGTGCTTTCTGATCCCGTAAGGATACGTATCCTCAAAGCCCTACAGGTAAGCGAACTGTGCGTCTGCGTATTGGTGGAGATTACCGATTATAAACATTCTGCACTTTCATATCATCTTAAACTGCTCAAGGATGCAGAGCTCGTGGACTCGAGAAGAGACAAGAATTTTCAGACATATTTCCTTACAGAACCTGGCGAAAAAATGTTGAGGACAATTGAGTCCTCATTTAAAAATGGGATGTAAATTTATATTTTCTCAGTTGGAAGGGCAGTATTGAGTTTGACATAATTGACACCTTTTAGTGCCATTGTCCTCTCTGCAACCTGCTTTACTTCTTCACCTTCACCATCCAGTATGATGACTTCCAGACAGTTGTCATGGTCAAGATGAATGTGGACGGAAGACTTAATAATGTGAGAATAATCATGCTGTATTTCAGTAAGAGCGCTTGAAAGGCCACGCTTTGTATGGTCATATATCAAAGTGATAGTACCTACACGCCTGCCTTTTACATCGCTCATCCATTCATAATGGGTAATGTAGTTCCTGATAGAATCCCTTATTCCCTCAGAACGGGAAGAATAGCCTCTCTGTTCGATGATCGTGTCAAATTTAGTTAGAAGATTTTCGGGAAGAGATACCCCAATACGCATAAGTTCCTGTTCCATATTGTTCACCTATAATAAGCAATCTGTATAATAATAACATTTAGTATGCAATAATAATACATTAATGCTACATCAATTAAGATATAAATAATTATAGAACATCTATATATAAAGTAATCAACAATGCCATTGACAAAAGGATGATACAAATGAAGAAAGAAGAGCTATACTCAGGAAAAGCAAAGACCATCTACAAAACCGAAGATCCGGAAAAGCTGATATCAGAATTCAGAGACAGCCTCACAGCATTTGATGGCAAAAAGAAAAGTGAAGCAAAGAACAAGGGATATTACAATGCCCAGATATCAAAGAAAATCTTTGAGATGCTCGAAGAAGAAGGCATCCCTACCCACTATATAGAGATGGTATCCGGCAATGAGATGCTTGTGAAGGCTGTTGAGATAATATTGATCGAAGTAATCCCACGCAACATTGCTGCAGGTTCCATCACACGCAAATACCCAATAGAAGAGGGTACTGTTTTCAAAACCCCTGTACTTGTAATGGACTACAAGAGCGATGAACACGGCGATCCAATGATGAATGAAGATATCGCTGTTGCCATGGGAATTGCAACTTATGAAGAGATTGCGCAGATCCGTGCAATGGCTCTGAAGATCAACGATATACTCGTGAAGTACCTTGACGAAAAAGGATTCCTCCTTCCTGATTTCAAACTTGAGTTCGGAAGAGTTGACGGCAAGATCGTTGTAGCAGATGAGATTTCATGCGACACATGCAGATTCTGGGACAAAAGTACCGGACAGTCAATGGACAAGGATATTTTCCGTTTTGACAAGGGAGACCTTTCAAAAACATACGAAGAAGTTGCAAGGCGCATAGTACCTGAGATCTTTGAGTAAGCACACACATTTACTCGTAATGAGGGGATATGATGGAAGATTACGATGTAATAGTCGTGGGTGCAGGCATAAGCGGGCTTTTGTCCGCACTCACCCTTTCTAAACATGGAAACAAAGTACTTGTACTTGAAAAAGATAACATTGTGGGCGGTAACTGTAATAGCTACATGGTTGATGGTTTCCAGGTAGACACAGGTGCCCATGCAATTACACACCTTCAAGTGGGTCCCCTGAGAAGGCTCATGGATAATTATTTTGATTACGTTCCGGTTTTTGAGGATTACGGAAACTACTATATAAGAACTGAGAACCAGTTCATGAAAGTCCCTTCAAATATCAAGGAATTTGTCACATTTGATGTCCTTCCGCGCAAGGACAGGATGGTCCTCACACAGGCTATCACCAAAGCGCTCACCCTTTCCACATTTGGAACTGACCTGGAAAAGCAATCAGTATATGAATTCATGCCAGGTAACCTTTCAGCAGACACATGTGACTTTGTAGACACCATATGTCACTTCCTTTCAGGTAAGGACATGAAGCAGACATCTGCGCAGAGAATTCTTGCAGGCAGTAGCTTTGTGCGCGACAGTGTACCGGAAGAACAGCTTGAGAATATAATGAAGTCTAATGAGAAGATGGCTGTAGAGCCGGTTCCAAGAACAATACTTCCACCAAATCTACATGCTTCATTACAGACAAGGATCAATAGAGTTTCCAATCCTTTCACATCCCTTGGAAGACTTGCAACAAATAAGGTCAGCTACTCCCAGGGCTACCCCCGAAAAGGATTAAAAGCCCTTCTTAATGCCCTTTTGTCCTCGCTTCCAAAGACTGTGGAGATCAAGACAGGTTGTCAGGTAAAGAAAATACTTACGGACAAAGGCAAGATAACCGGTGTTGAGGCTGATGAGGTATACAATGCCAGCAAGGTCATATACACAGGATTTGTCACGGACCTTCCTTCCATGGTAGAGAGTCTTCCAAACTCCTATATACAGGAGCTTAAAGGAGTAGTACACACCAAGAGCCTTACTGTATGGACCGGACTGGATTCTATGATGAACGAGTTCAATTATATCGGCTCAGAAATATGGTTCAAGGACTCACCTTACTGGGCTATGCCTATAAGCAACTATGATGCTTCGCTGGCACCAAAAGGAAAACAACTCGTTGGTTTCACATTCATAATTGATGAGGAGAACAATGAAGATGTGCAAACAAAGAAAGCATATGAAACAATCTATAATGCTATCCCGGGAATAGAAGACCATATAGAAATGAAGCACAATCAGATAACAATCCCTGAAAAAGCTGCTGTGACGATAGATGGCTATTTTGCCGACGTGAGAACACCCATCAGCGGGCTTTACACAGCCGGAACAGATACTGATAAAAGAAGCATGGGCATAACCCGTGCGGCTTATTCCGTTGTAGAATTGCTCAAAAAGATGAACGAAGACAATTGTCTTCACAGATAACAATGAGAAGGTGATTACCTTCTCAAAACCATTGTCCTTAACCTGTCTGCTGCATGCTCGGACTTGTCTGCAATGTCTCCGATACCACTCACCAGACGGACCAGATGATATACGCCAAGTGCACCAATAATATCTTCATTGTTAAAGATCGTTTTTACAAGTTCCTTTTCAATAACATCGACCTGATGTTCCATTTCCTCGACTTTCGTTACAAATTGGAGAGTGTCTTCAACATCCCTTTTACTAAAGGATGTTTCCAGTAACTCACTAAGGGTTGAAACAAGAACCTCATACATTTCCACTGTTTGAAGAGTCTTTTCCGTGAGATCAATGAATCCCTCACGAATCTCGGGAGGCGCATCAAACTTTCTGACAGTAAGCCAGAATGCCGCTTCCTGAGCATCATCTGATATCGAGTCCTGTGGCTTCAGGAAATTGAGCAGATCATCAGCATGTACAGGGAGCATAATAGATGAGGACAGCTCAGAACGAATGGTCTGTTTTATGATATCGGCTTCATGCTCAATTACGTCGATCTCACGATTCAGTTCCTCTACTTTCTCCATGTCACCATCGCAGAAAGCAAGCAGGGACTCGTTGAGTTTCCTGACACAATCGCCTCCTTTATTGGCATGCATCACCAGTGGTTTGAAAGGAGAACTCGCAAATATGTTCAATACAGAACGGATATACTCTTTCTTTATCATATTCCGACCCCCAATAGTCCTGCAAATATAAGAGCAGACGTAAGTGCCGCTGCAGGTACAGTAACTACCCAGGAAACAACTATCTTTCCGATTACACTTAAATCAACCGCTGCAAGACCACCTGCAAGGCCAACACCTATAACTGAACCTACAAGTGTGTGAGTGGTTGATATTGGAAGAGAACTGTAACTGTGTAAAACTACAACAGAAGCTGTGGCAAATTCTGCTGAAAAACCTCTTGTAGGAGTCAGTTCGGTTATACGTGTGCCGATTGTTTCAATTACACGATATCCCCAGGTGCCAAGTCCTACGACCATCCCAATACCTCCAAGAGCCATTACCCATAAAGGAATACTAAGGCCTGCCATCTCAAGTGCGTGCAATCCTGCATAAAGAGGACCGATAGCATTTGCAACATCGTTGGAACCATGTGCAAAGGCAATGTAACATGCAGTCATTATCTGGAGAAAGACAAATTTCTTCTCAACATTATAAGGATCATCCGCTTTTTGAAGTATGAAATACCTGATGATGGAAAATATAACATAAGCTAGCAATGCTCCAAGAAGTGGTGAGACCAGCCAACTGCCAACTATCTTGGCGAGTACAGTCCATTTTATTTCTTCAAAACCAATAATTCCGTAGTATGCTGCCATCAAGCCAAACCCAAGGACAGCACCAACAATTGAATGGGTTGTGGATACCGGGAGGTTGTAGAATGTGGCAAGTGTGATCCAGAAACCTGCTGCAAGAATGGCTGCAAGCATTCCGATAGCTACAAGATGCGGATCGACCAGACTGATCGAATCAACTGGAACAATACCCTTTGCAATTGTGGACGTAACTCTTTTTCCAAAAAATACGGCACCTGCAAACTCGAAAACAGCTGCAATGATAATTACTTGTTTGATAGACAGCGCCCCACTGCCCACTGACGTTCCCATTGCATTTGCAAGATCATTGGCACCGATATTCCATGCCATATACAGACCTGCTGCAATCAACAACAATACGAGAGGATCAAAAAGACTCATCGATAATATTCTCCACTATATAGATTTAGTATACAAAAGAAGAGACATTGAGATAAATGTGCGTACCATATACTATATAGCAATAAATAAACTATATAGTAATTATTGAACTATATTACAATGATTAGAAGAAACTGTCAAGTGTCCTCTGAAAACGCACATCTGGCAATAAAGAAGCTTTTGGCAACCATTCTGATGAAGAGGTCTTCAATCGGGTCGAGATATCAGCAAGTGCCTGTTCAACAGATTCAAATCTTTGGGGTTCACTATTGAAAGCTTCCCTTACACCCTCCCTTACAACCCATACACCAAGAGGTGCCCAGTATTCAGGCCTTATTTCCCTAACCATAAATACAGTTGCCTGTCTGCGTATGGAATGGAGATATTCCAGTGCACCCAACCGAGCTGCATAGTAGCCTCCTGCAAGATTGGAATATTTATTTTTTCCATCAAAGTTCTCATGATCTGCACCGATCCACGTATCTCCCCCTGACCAGACAGTGCGCGGCATCCAGACCTCCATTAACTCAAATGAGAACATACGGGGAATGAAAACAATTTCAAAGTGGTTGCCAAATACACCACCACTAAAAACCATGACCTCACTTAATTGCTGATAGTCCCGAATACCTTTAAGAAGGTCTTTCCCAACCATGTCATCGACTGCGGTTATAGACCAACGGGTTGGGACAAGTTTTCGTTCCTGGCCTAAAAGACCGATAGAAAGAAGACGAGTGATGTGTTCTGCCGGGATATTACCATCCCATAACTCGGAGACGGCATCCTTTGCCAGTGCATCATCATCATATACGAGATAATCTACTTTCTTTGGAACTGTTGGGTTTTCAGTAATGTCAAATTTTTTAAGGTCACCTGACGGACCCATAGGTGTCAGGACATTATCGAATTTGAGCTTGTTACTTATGGGTTTATTGAACCACGCT
Encoded proteins:
- the purC gene encoding phosphoribosylaminoimidazolesuccinocarboxamide synthase; the protein is MKKEELYSGKAKTIYKTEDPEKLISEFRDSLTAFDGKKKSEAKNKGYYNAQISKKIFEMLEEEGIPTHYIEMVSGNEMLVKAVEIILIEVIPRNIAAGSITRKYPIEEGTVFKTPVLVMDYKSDEHGDPMMNEDIAVAMGIATYEEIAQIRAMALKINDILVKYLDEKGFLLPDFKLEFGRVDGKIVVADEISCDTCRFWDKSTGQSMDKDIFRFDKGDLSKTYEEVARRIVPEIFE
- a CDS encoding Nre family DNA repair protein, whose protein sequence is MTRNLCIKCKGKGLCGRPRCPILEKFKSIESVIPKSSGDSSIFGASPPSVFVGRYNYPEVKAGPMIPPELGGDEAMLLEDPKALLKMNIQDVISSRSQLVRANTGINVKNARSPDNQLIEKSQELALSKKPVDTEAWFNKPISNKLKFDNVLTPMGPSGDLKKFDITENPTVPKKVDYLVYDDDALAKDAVSELWDGNIPAEHITRLLSIGLLGQERKLVPTRWSITAVDDMVGKDLLKGIRDYQQLSEVMVFSGGVFGNHFEIVFIPRMFSFELMEVWMPRTVWSGGDTWIGADHENFDGKNKYSNLAGGYYAARLGALEYLHSIRRQATVFMVREIRPEYWAPLGVWVVREGVREAFNSEPQRFESVEQALADISTRLKTSSSEWLPKASLLPDVRFQRTLDSFF
- a CDS encoding TIGR00153 family protein; the encoded protein is MIKKEYIRSVLNIFASSPFKPLVMHANKGGDCVRKLNESLLAFCDGDMEKVEELNREIDVIEHEADIIKQTIRSELSSSIMLPVHADDLLNFLKPQDSISDDAQEAAFWLTVRKFDAPPEIREGFIDLTEKTLQTVEMYEVLVSTLSELLETSFSKRDVEDTLQFVTKVEEMEHQVDVIEKELVKTIFNNEDIIGALGVYHLVRLVSGIGDIADKSEHAADRLRTMVLRR
- the nikR gene encoding nickel-responsive transcriptional regulator NikR, whose protein sequence is MEQELMRIGVSLPENLLTKFDTIIEQRGYSSRSEGIRDSIRNYITHYEWMSDVKGRRVGTITLIYDHTKRGLSSALTEIQHDYSHIIKSSVHIHLDHDNCLEVIILDGEGEEVKQVAERTMALKGVNYVKLNTALPTEKI
- a CDS encoding inorganic phosphate transporter is translated as MSLFDPLVLLLIAAGLYMAWNIGANDLANAMGTSVGSGALSIKQVIIIAAVFEFAGAVFFGKRVTSTIAKGIVPVDSISLVDPHLVAIGMLAAILAAGFWITLATFYNLPVSTTHSIVGAVLGFGLMAAYYGIIGFEEIKWTVLAKIVGSWLVSPLLGALLAYVIFSIIRYFILQKADDPYNVEKKFVFLQIMTACYIAFAHGSNDVANAIGPLYAGLHALEMAGLSIPLWVMALGGIGMVVGLGTWGYRVIETIGTRITELTPTRGFSAEFATASVVVLHSYSSLPISTTHTLVGSVIGVGLAGGLAAVDLSVIGKIVVSWVVTVPAAALTSALIFAGLLGVGI
- a CDS encoding metalloregulator ArsR/SmtB family transcription factor gives rise to the protein MTIQETSESKEPYILPDAITLKVHEVMDENVDKLVSLFKVLSDPVRIRILKALQVSELCVCVLVEITDYKHSALSYHLKLLKDAELVDSRRDKNFQTYFLTEPGEKMLRTIESSFKNGM
- a CDS encoding NAD(P)/FAD-dependent oxidoreductase → MEDYDVIVVGAGISGLLSALTLSKHGNKVLVLEKDNIVGGNCNSYMVDGFQVDTGAHAITHLQVGPLRRLMDNYFDYVPVFEDYGNYYIRTENQFMKVPSNIKEFVTFDVLPRKDRMVLTQAITKALTLSTFGTDLEKQSVYEFMPGNLSADTCDFVDTICHFLSGKDMKQTSAQRILAGSSFVRDSVPEEQLENIMKSNEKMAVEPVPRTILPPNLHASLQTRINRVSNPFTSLGRLATNKVSYSQGYPRKGLKALLNALLSSLPKTVEIKTGCQVKKILTDKGKITGVEADEVYNASKVIYTGFVTDLPSMVESLPNSYIQELKGVVHTKSLTVWTGLDSMMNEFNYIGSEIWFKDSPYWAMPISNYDASLAPKGKQLVGFTFIIDEENNEDVQTKKAYETIYNAIPGIEDHIEMKHNQITIPEKAAVTIDGYFADVRTPISGLYTAGTDTDKRSMGITRAAYSVVELLKKMNEDNCLHR